A region of Streptomyces sp. WMMC500 DNA encodes the following proteins:
- the tgmB gene encoding ATP-grasp ribosomal peptide maturase: MADAPVLVVTALGDVTADLVLEELHGLGVPAVRLDPSADFPHTAHMSARIERGAFTGDVTTATRHLGLSDVRSVYWRRPTPFSNAQEAATPEQRFAIEQSRRGYMGILHTLPKVLYVNHPARNRDAENKVLQLATAARLGFTVPDTLITDVPVDAAQFAAKHGTVIYKPVHRVHLACEDGRNRTIWVRTVRTDELDDSIARCPHLFQACVPKVADVRLAMVGGKAFASRIDTEDDHLDWRRDQSLITCSPISVPDPVRDAARAFLHTFGLSFGAFDFAIDGDGRWWFLECNPNGQWAFVDGATTRAITSALADTLQKGHPA; encoded by the coding sequence ATGGCTGATGCACCGGTTCTCGTCGTCACCGCGCTCGGTGACGTCACGGCGGATCTGGTGTTGGAAGAGCTGCACGGCCTGGGTGTCCCAGCCGTGCGGCTCGACCCCTCCGCCGACTTTCCGCACACTGCCCACATGAGCGCCCGGATCGAACGAGGCGCCTTCACCGGGGATGTCACCACCGCGACCCGGCACCTCGGCCTATCGGACGTCCGCTCTGTCTACTGGCGCCGCCCGACGCCCTTCAGCAACGCGCAGGAGGCGGCGACTCCCGAGCAGCGATTCGCGATCGAGCAGTCGAGGCGCGGCTACATGGGGATACTGCACACGCTTCCCAAGGTCCTGTACGTCAACCACCCCGCACGAAACCGCGACGCCGAGAACAAGGTGCTTCAACTCGCCACCGCAGCCCGCTTGGGGTTCACGGTCCCCGACACCTTGATCACGGACGTGCCAGTGGACGCCGCACAGTTCGCGGCCAAGCACGGAACAGTGATCTACAAGCCCGTGCACCGCGTACACCTCGCATGCGAGGACGGCCGGAACCGAACCATCTGGGTGCGCACTGTCCGGACGGACGAACTCGACGACTCGATTGCACGGTGCCCTCACCTCTTCCAAGCCTGTGTGCCGAAGGTCGCCGACGTCCGCCTCGCCATGGTCGGGGGTAAAGCCTTCGCGAGCCGCATCGACACCGAAGACGATCACCTCGACTGGCGCCGGGACCAAAGTCTGATCACCTGCTCGCCTATCTCTGTCCCCGACCCCGTTCGCGACGCCGCGCGTGCCTTCCTTCATACGTTCGGGCTCAGCTTCGGCGCCTTCGACTTCGCCATCGACGGTGACGGCCGATGGTGGTTCCTCGAATGCAACCCCAACGGGCAATGGGCGTTCGTCGACGGGGCCACAACCCGCGCCATCACGAGCGCACTCGCCGACACCCTCCAGAAGGGCCACCCCGCATGA
- a CDS encoding ATP-binding protein has protein sequence MTTYARGFTRSAVSVGKARDFVAALVGTADRADDIRLCVSELATNALVHATPRGREFRVHVTVEDGAVRIEVHDAIDAPPHLCILADTDDHGHGLRLVDALADDWGTSDRNGIGKLVWAQFKLPTAASPNPASLQLHTEREKNAACH, from the coding sequence ATGACCACCTATGCACGCGGATTCACCCGGAGCGCCGTCTCGGTGGGCAAAGCGCGCGACTTCGTCGCGGCCCTTGTAGGGACGGCCGACCGCGCCGACGACATCCGCCTTTGCGTCTCCGAACTCGCAACGAATGCCTTGGTGCACGCCACCCCACGGGGACGCGAGTTCCGGGTACATGTCACCGTCGAAGACGGCGCCGTACGTATCGAGGTCCACGACGCCATCGACGCACCCCCGCATCTGTGCATCCTCGCGGACACCGACGACCACGGCCACGGCCTGCGACTGGTCGACGCCCTCGCCGATGACTGGGGCACCTCCGACCGCAACGGTATCGGCAAGCTCGTCTGGGCGCAGTTCAAACTCCCCACCGCCGCATCCCCGAACCCGGCAAGCCTCCAGCTGCACACCGAGCGAGAAAAGAACGCAGCATGTCACTGA
- the tgmC gene encoding ATP-grasp peptide maturase system methyltransferase yields the protein MTRETAAELRRRLVEQLVADDVLHDPEVRRAAETVPREVFLGRAIYKPSSPPGVTVWTPTRRDDTPADEWLRLTYQNRTWVTQIDGVLAEDAAGPVTGGSPTSSSTLPGVVLWMIEQAGVVRGKRVLIIGTGTGLSTAYVCEVAGEQNVTSIETDTDAAERARRALGEAGYAPALVTADGLRGCPDRAPYDVVIAFCSMRHVPYGLLRQIAPGGTLLVTLSGWGAAHGLVRLTVEDGGTARGRFLPGYTSFMIARPHDHPPHGPFELLPGEERPSRIDPALLDEWTGRFVAQLAAPSAERLGAGAEQVLLDVATGSQARAARAAHGGEGWTVIQRGPLDLWNSVEDSVATWRSHGSPFLSEFGMTITPDAQRVWLGAPNGPSWALPV from the coding sequence ATGACCCGGGAAACCGCCGCCGAGCTACGCCGCCGGCTCGTTGAACAGCTGGTCGCCGACGACGTACTGCACGACCCCGAGGTACGCCGCGCGGCGGAGACCGTCCCCCGCGAGGTGTTCCTCGGCAGGGCGATCTACAAGCCGAGCAGTCCCCCGGGCGTCACCGTCTGGACGCCCACCCGCCGCGACGACACTCCCGCCGACGAGTGGCTGCGCCTCACCTATCAGAATCGGACCTGGGTGACTCAGATCGACGGCGTACTCGCCGAGGACGCCGCCGGGCCCGTCACCGGAGGCAGCCCGACCTCGTCCTCGACCCTGCCCGGTGTCGTTCTGTGGATGATCGAGCAGGCCGGCGTCGTCCGCGGCAAGCGCGTGCTCATCATCGGCACGGGGACAGGACTCTCGACCGCCTACGTCTGCGAGGTTGCCGGCGAGCAGAACGTGACCTCGATCGAAACCGATACCGACGCGGCAGAGCGCGCTCGCAGGGCTCTCGGCGAGGCCGGTTACGCTCCGGCGCTCGTCACGGCCGACGGTCTGCGCGGCTGTCCCGACCGGGCCCCGTACGACGTCGTGATCGCGTTCTGCTCGATGCGGCACGTCCCGTACGGCCTGCTACGGCAGATCGCCCCCGGGGGCACGCTGCTCGTTACACTCTCCGGCTGGGGTGCCGCGCACGGACTCGTGCGCCTCACGGTCGAGGACGGCGGCACTGCGCGGGGCCGCTTCCTGCCCGGCTACACCTCGTTCATGATCGCCCGCCCTCACGACCACCCGCCGCACGGACCGTTCGAGCTGCTGCCCGGAGAGGAGCGCCCAAGCCGGATCGACCCCGCCCTGCTCGACGAGTGGACCGGCCGGTTCGTCGCACAGCTCGCCGCGCCCTCTGCGGAACGCCTCGGCGCAGGCGCCGAGCAGGTACTGCTCGACGTAGCCACCGGGTCGCAGGCACGAGCCGCCCGTGCAGCCCACGGCGGCGAGGGCTGGACAGTGATCCAGCGCGGACCGCTCGATCTCTGGAACAGCGTCGAGGACTCGGTCGCCACGTGGCGGAGTCACGGCTCGCCGTTCCTGTCCGAGTTCGGAATGACCATCACGCCCGACGCCCAAAGGGTCTGGCTCGGCGCGCCGAACGGGCCAAGCTGGGCGTTGCCCGTCTAG
- a CDS encoding ATP-binding cassette domain-containing protein yields MGHLEAAHLEYYLPDGRPLLGDVSFRVGEGAAVALVGANGAGKTTLLRLLAGELQPHGGGVSTGGGLGVMPQFVGSVRDERTVRDLLVSVAQPRIRTAAAAVDEAELVMGVRGAAPPEEHSMERDDEAAQLAYAQALSDWAEARGYEAETLWDKCTTAALGVPYERAQWREVRTLSGGEQKRLVLEALLRGTDEVLLLDEPDNYLDVPGKLWLEQQLRETPKTVLFVSHDRELLARSAEKIVSVEPGAAGSDVWVHGGGFGTYHQARKERFERFEELRRRWDEEHAKLKRLVIMYKQKAAFNSDMASRYRAAQTRLRKFEDAGPPMAPPREQDIRMRLRGGRTGVRAITCTELELTGLMQPFSLEVFYGERVAVLGSNGSGKSHFLRLLAGGPAGETVAHTGAWKLGARVVPGHFAQTHAHPELRGRTLLDILWKDHAKDKGAAMPALRRYELDRAAEQPFDRLSGGQQARFQILLLELEGATALLLDEPTDNLDLESAEALQEGLEAYEGTVLAVTHDRWFARSFDRFLVFGADGRVRETPEAVWDEGRVARRR; encoded by the coding sequence ATGGGACACCTGGAGGCCGCGCACCTGGAGTACTACCTGCCGGACGGGCGGCCGCTGCTCGGCGACGTCTCGTTCCGCGTGGGCGAGGGCGCGGCCGTGGCGCTGGTGGGTGCCAACGGTGCCGGGAAGACGACCCTGCTGCGGCTGCTCGCCGGCGAGCTGCAGCCGCACGGCGGCGGCGTCTCGACCGGCGGCGGGCTGGGCGTGATGCCGCAGTTCGTCGGCTCGGTGCGGGACGAGCGCACGGTGCGTGACCTGCTGGTGTCCGTCGCCCAGCCGCGGATCAGGACGGCCGCCGCGGCCGTCGACGAGGCTGAATTGGTCATGGGGGTCCGGGGGGCCGCTCCCCCGGAAGAGCACAGCATGGAGAGGGACGACGAAGCCGCGCAGCTCGCCTACGCGCAGGCGCTGAGCGACTGGGCCGAGGCCCGCGGGTACGAGGCCGAGACGCTGTGGGACAAGTGCACGACGGCCGCCCTGGGGGTGCCGTACGAGCGGGCCCAGTGGCGCGAGGTGCGGACGTTGTCGGGCGGCGAGCAGAAGCGGCTGGTCCTGGAGGCGCTGCTGCGCGGTACGGACGAGGTGCTGCTGCTCGACGAGCCGGACAACTATCTGGACGTGCCGGGCAAGTTGTGGCTGGAGCAGCAGCTCCGCGAGACGCCGAAGACGGTGCTGTTCGTCAGCCACGACCGGGAGCTGCTGGCGCGCAGCGCGGAGAAGATCGTCAGCGTGGAGCCGGGGGCCGCGGGCAGCGACGTGTGGGTGCACGGGGGCGGCTTCGGCACGTACCACCAGGCGCGCAAGGAGCGCTTCGAGCGGTTCGAGGAGCTGCGCCGGCGCTGGGACGAGGAGCACGCGAAGCTCAAGCGGCTGGTCATCATGTACAAGCAGAAGGCCGCGTTCAACTCCGACATGGCCTCGCGCTACCGGGCCGCGCAGACGCGGCTGCGGAAGTTCGAGGACGCGGGCCCGCCGATGGCGCCGCCGCGGGAGCAGGACATCCGGATGCGGCTGCGCGGCGGGCGGACCGGGGTGCGGGCGATCACGTGCACGGAGCTGGAGCTGACCGGGCTGATGCAGCCGTTCTCGCTGGAGGTCTTCTACGGCGAGCGGGTGGCGGTGCTCGGCTCGAACGGCTCGGGGAAGTCGCACTTCCTGCGGCTGCTGGCCGGCGGCCCCGCGGGAGAGACAGTGGCCCACACCGGGGCGTGGAAGCTGGGCGCCCGGGTGGTCCCGGGGCACTTCGCGCAGACGCACGCGCACCCGGAGCTGCGGGGCCGCACGCTGCTGGACATCCTGTGGAAGGACCACGCGAAGGACAAGGGCGCGGCGATGCCGGCCCTGCGCCGGTACGAGCTGGACAGGGCGGCGGAACAGCCCTTCGACCGGCTCTCCGGCGGCCAGCAGGCGCGCTTCCAGATCCTGCTGCTGGAGCTGGAGGGGGCGACGGCGCTGTTGCTGGACGAGCCGACGGACAACCTGGACCTGGAGAGCGCCGAGGCGTTGCAGGAGGGCCTTGAGGCGTACGAGGGGACGGTGCTGGCGGTGACGCACGACCGCTGGTTCGCGCGCAGCTTCGACCGGTTCCTGGTCTTCGGCGCCGACGGCCGGGTCCGGGAGACACCGGAGGCGGTCTGGGACGAGGGCCGGGTGGCGCGGCGGCGGTGA
- a CDS encoding NAD(P)-dependent oxidoreductase, whose protein sequence is MKILVTGATGAIGSRLIPLLTAAGHTVTGTTTSEEKTEQLRAAGAEPVVLDVLDAAAVREAVANAAPEVIVNEATALSRQKDVRARDLRRMDAGFAATNRLRTEGTDNLLAAAGEAGTRRFVAQSFGGWPYARQGGWIKTEEDPLDSSPPPGADETIAAIKHLEDAVTTAPGIEGVVLRYGGFYGPGTSISPGGEQAEMVRKRRLPVVGSGAGVMSLIHIDDAAEATAAAVERGEPGIYNITDDDPAAQKEWVPELAAAMGARPPRRLPLWLARVAAGPFVAELMTQCRGAANDKAKSGLGWRPAHPTWRDGFREMFAAR, encoded by the coding sequence ATGAAGATTCTGGTCACCGGCGCCACGGGCGCCATCGGCAGCCGCCTGATCCCCCTGCTCACGGCCGCCGGGCACACCGTCACCGGCACCACGACGAGCGAGGAGAAGACGGAGCAACTCCGCGCCGCGGGCGCGGAGCCGGTCGTGCTCGACGTGCTCGACGCGGCGGCCGTACGCGAAGCCGTGGCGAACGCCGCCCCCGAGGTGATCGTGAACGAGGCCACCGCCCTGTCCCGCCAGAAGGACGTGCGCGCACGCGACCTCCGCCGCATGGACGCCGGCTTCGCCGCCACCAACCGACTGCGCACAGAAGGCACCGACAACCTGCTCGCGGCCGCCGGCGAGGCCGGCACCCGGCGGTTCGTCGCGCAGAGCTTCGGCGGCTGGCCGTACGCGCGCCAGGGCGGCTGGATCAAGACCGAGGAGGACCCGCTCGACTCCTCCCCGCCCCCCGGCGCCGACGAGACCATCGCCGCCATCAAGCACCTGGAGGACGCGGTCACCACCGCCCCCGGCATCGAGGGCGTGGTGCTGCGCTACGGCGGCTTCTACGGCCCCGGCACGTCCATCTCCCCGGGCGGCGAGCAGGCGGAGATGGTACGCAAACGGCGGCTGCCGGTGGTGGGCAGCGGCGCGGGAGTCATGTCGCTGATCCACATCGACGACGCCGCGGAGGCGACGGCCGCGGCGGTGGAGCGGGGCGAGCCGGGCATCTACAACATCACGGACGACGACCCCGCGGCGCAGAAGGAGTGGGTGCCGGAGCTCGCGGCGGCGATGGGCGCGCGGCCGCCGCGACGGCTGCCGCTGTGGCTGGCGCGCGTCGCGGCGGGGCCGTTCGTGGCGGAGCTGATGACGCAGTGCAGGGGTGCGGCGAACGACAAGGCCAAGAGCGGGCTGGGGTGGCGGCCGGCGCACCCGACGTGGCGGGACGGGTTCCGGGAGATGTTCGCGGCGAGGTAG
- a CDS encoding glycoside hydrolase family 3 protein, translating to MRLTSAFCALLLLLLAACATADSRTPDPRPGAPRCDTARDCLHRMTLAEKAGQMIQVQNAFLDDPRDLARLGIGAMFSAGDDGGPRRGGNDAAAWARMVERYQRAALRSRLGIPLLYGADAVHGMSGVTGSVIFPHHIGMGATRDPALVRRAERVARDETLGAGVRWAFTPCVCVPQDVRWGRTYEGYAEDPGVVGALGAASVWGFQGPALGPRSVLATAKHFVGDGGTAYGSAAGEGRLLDQGDVRVSEAELRRVHLAPYRDAVAAGVGSVMASYSSVHGTKTHGDRRLLTGVLKGELGFGGFVVSDYDAVQQLPGRDLAAQVARAVGAGIDMVMVSREHRAVHRALVGGVERGDIPRRRVDDAVRRILDAKQRLGLFDDPLTDPALTAGVGSPRHRAVARRAVRASQVLLRNEGGALPLPRRGSYRIVVGGNGADDLGRQLGGWSVGWQGGTGRTTEGTTFLQALRRATAGTGIEVATEGRGDVGIWVGGEDPYAEWFGDSRTLALGERNEADLADVCGRAETCVGVLYSGRPVVLGEALARTDAFVAAWLPGTEARGITDALFGAGFSGRLPVTWPRRAADAATSREAGAEPLFRYGYGRRPY from the coding sequence ATGCGTCTGACTTCCGCCTTCTGCGCCCTCCTCCTCCTTCTCCTCGCCGCCTGCGCCACCGCCGACTCCCGCACCCCCGACCCCCGCCCCGGCGCCCCCCGCTGCGACACCGCCCGCGACTGTCTCCACCGGATGACCCTCGCCGAGAAGGCCGGGCAGATGATCCAGGTGCAGAACGCCTTCCTCGACGACCCCCGCGACCTCGCCCGCCTCGGCATCGGCGCCATGTTCAGCGCCGGCGACGACGGCGGACCCCGGCGCGGCGGCAACGACGCCGCCGCCTGGGCCCGGATGGTCGAGCGGTATCAGCGTGCCGCCCTGCGCAGCAGGCTCGGCATTCCGCTGCTCTACGGTGCCGACGCCGTGCACGGCATGAGCGGCGTCACCGGGTCCGTGATCTTCCCGCACCACATCGGCATGGGCGCCACCCGCGACCCCGCCCTCGTCCGCCGCGCCGAGCGCGTCGCGCGGGACGAGACGCTCGGCGCCGGGGTGCGGTGGGCGTTCACGCCCTGTGTGTGCGTGCCGCAGGACGTGCGGTGGGGGCGCACGTACGAGGGATACGCCGAGGATCCCGGCGTCGTGGGAGCGCTGGGCGCCGCCTCCGTGTGGGGGTTCCAGGGGCCCGCGCTCGGCCCCCGCTCCGTGCTCGCCACCGCCAAGCACTTCGTCGGCGACGGCGGCACCGCCTACGGCAGCGCCGCGGGCGAGGGCCGGCTGCTGGACCAGGGCGACGTACGGGTCTCCGAGGCCGAGCTGCGCCGCGTGCACCTCGCCCCGTACCGCGACGCGGTCGCCGCCGGCGTGGGCTCCGTCATGGCCAGTTACAGCAGCGTCCACGGTACGAAGACCCACGGCGACCGGCGGCTGCTCACCGGCGTGCTCAAGGGCGAGCTGGGCTTCGGCGGCTTCGTCGTCAGCGACTACGACGCCGTGCAGCAGCTCCCCGGCCGCGACCTCGCGGCGCAGGTCGCGCGCGCCGTCGGCGCCGGGATCGACATGGTCATGGTCTCCCGGGAGCACCGCGCCGTGCACCGTGCCCTCGTCGGCGGCGTCGAGCGCGGGGACATCCCGCGGCGGCGCGTGGACGACGCCGTACGCCGCATCCTGGACGCCAAGCAGCGCCTCGGGCTCTTCGACGACCCCCTCACCGACCCCGCCCTGACCGCCGGCGTCGGCTCGCCTCGGCACCGGGCCGTGGCGCGGCGGGCGGTACGGGCCTCGCAGGTGCTGCTCCGCAACGAGGGCGGCGCGCTGCCGCTGCCGCGGCGCGGCTCGTACCGCATCGTCGTCGGCGGCAACGGCGCCGACGACCTGGGGCGGCAGCTCGGCGGCTGGTCGGTCGGCTGGCAGGGCGGCACGGGGCGGACGACGGAGGGGACGACGTTCCTTCAGGCGCTGCGGCGGGCGACGGCCGGTACGGGCATCGAGGTGGCGACCGAGGGGCGCGGCGACGTCGGGATCTGGGTGGGCGGCGAGGATCCGTACGCGGAGTGGTTCGGCGACTCCCGGACGCTGGCGCTGGGGGAGCGGAACGAGGCGGATCTCGCGGACGTGTGCGGGCGCGCGGAGACGTGCGTGGGCGTGCTGTACTCCGGGCGGCCGGTGGTGCTGGGGGAGGCGCTGGCGCGGACGGACGCCTTCGTGGCGGCGTGGCTGCCGGGGACGGAGGCGCGGGGGATCACGGACGCGCTGTTCGGGGCGGGGTTCAGCGGGCGGCTGCCCGTCACGTGGCCGCGCCGGGCGGCGGACGCGGCGACGTCGCGGGAGGCGGGGGCGGAGCCGCTGTTCCGGTACGGGTACGGGCGCCGGCCGTACTGA
- the truA gene encoding tRNA pseudouridine(38-40) synthase TruA, whose protein sequence is MSDEVAAGFVRVRLDLSYDGSGFSGWARQREGQRTVQEELETALRVVLRAPAPYELTVAGRTDAGVHARGQVAHVDLPAEVWAGAGAGAGARGSGEARGAQGSAGEQLLRRLAGRLPHDVRVWRVTAAPPHFNARFSAIWRRYAYRVGDDPGGVDPLLRGHVLWHNRPLDVDAMNAAAERLLGEHDFAAFCKRREGATTIRRLLELHWERRADGVLEATVTADAFCHNMVRALVGAMLFVGDGHREPEWAGRVLGAAVRDSAVQVVRPHGLTLEEVGYPAEAELADRNRASRRVRTLGGG, encoded by the coding sequence GTGAGTGACGAGGTGGCGGCCGGTTTCGTACGGGTGCGGCTGGACCTGTCGTACGACGGGAGCGGCTTCTCCGGCTGGGCGCGGCAGCGCGAGGGGCAGCGGACGGTGCAGGAGGAGCTGGAGACGGCGCTGCGGGTCGTCCTGCGGGCGCCTGCGCCGTACGAGCTGACGGTGGCGGGCCGTACGGACGCGGGGGTGCACGCGCGGGGGCAGGTGGCGCACGTCGACCTGCCCGCGGAGGTGTGGGCGGGCGCGGGCGCGGGCGCGGGGGCGCGGGGGTCGGGGGAGGCGCGGGGCGCGCAGGGCTCGGCGGGGGAGCAGTTGCTGCGGCGGCTGGCGGGGCGGCTGCCGCACGACGTCCGGGTGTGGCGGGTGACGGCCGCTCCGCCGCACTTCAACGCCCGCTTCTCGGCGATCTGGCGCCGCTACGCCTACCGCGTCGGCGACGATCCCGGCGGCGTCGACCCGCTGCTGCGCGGCCACGTGCTGTGGCACAACCGGCCGCTCGACGTCGACGCGATGAACGCGGCGGCGGAGCGGCTGCTCGGCGAGCACGACTTCGCGGCGTTCTGCAAGCGCCGGGAGGGGGCGACGACGATCAGGCGGCTGCTGGAGCTGCACTGGGAGCGCCGGGCGGACGGGGTGCTGGAGGCGACGGTCACGGCGGACGCCTTCTGCCACAACATGGTGCGGGCGCTGGTCGGCGCGATGCTGTTCGTCGGCGACGGGCACCGGGAGCCGGAGTGGGCGGGCCGGGTGCTGGGGGCGGCGGTACGGGATTCGGCGGTGCAGGTCGTGCGTCCGCACGGGCTGACGCTGGAGGAGGTGGGCTATCCGGCGGAGGCGGAGCTGGCGGACCGTAACCGGGCCTCCCGCCGCGTACGCACCCTGGGCGGGGGGTAG
- the rplQ gene encoding 50S ribosomal protein L17, with translation MPKPTKGARMGGGAAHERAMLRNLATALFEHGRITTTEAKARRLRPYAERLVTKAKKGDLHNRRQVMQLISDKSVVHTLFTEIGPRYENRPGGYTRITKIGNRRGDNAKMAVIELVEALTVQQEAVGEAEAATKRTAKDAAGDEAAAGLKKDAEAAESGEDAEGAEAEDAEAQAAESDKDAKDAKDA, from the coding sequence ATGCCGAAGCCCACCAAGGGCGCCCGAATGGGCGGCGGCGCGGCGCACGAGCGCGCCATGCTGCGGAACCTGGCCACCGCTCTCTTCGAGCACGGTCGCATCACGACGACCGAGGCCAAGGCCCGCAGGCTGCGTCCGTACGCCGAGCGGCTGGTGACCAAGGCGAAGAAGGGCGACCTTCACAACCGCCGGCAGGTCATGCAGCTCATCTCGGACAAGAGCGTCGTGCACACGCTCTTCACCGAGATCGGTCCGCGGTACGAGAACCGCCCGGGCGGCTACACCCGGATCACCAAGATCGGCAACCGTCGCGGCGACAACGCCAAGATGGCGGTCATCGAGCTGGTCGAGGCGCTGACCGTGCAGCAGGAGGCGGTCGGCGAGGCCGAGGCGGCGACGAAGCGCACCGCGAAGGACGCGGCGGGCGACGAGGCGGCGGCGGGTCTGAAGAAGGACGCGGAGGCCGCCGAGTCCGGCGAGGACGCGGAGGGCGCCGAGGCTGAGGACGCCGAGGCGCAGGCCGCGGAGTCTGACAAGGACGCCAAGGACGCGAAGGACGCCTGA
- a CDS encoding DNA-directed RNA polymerase subunit alpha, whose translation MLIAQRPSLTEEVVEEYRSRFVIEPLEPGFGYTLGNSLRRTLLSSIPGAAVTNIRIDGVLHEFTTVPGVKEDVTDLILNIKQLVISSEHDEPVVMYLRKQGPGVVTAADIAPPAGVEVHNPDLVLATLNGKGKLEMELTVERGRGYVSAVQNKQVGQEIGRIPVDSIYSPVLKVSYKVEATRVEQRTDFDKLIVDIESKPCMRPRDAVASAGKTLVELFGLARELNIDAEGIDMGPSPTDAALAADLALPIEELELTVRSYNCLKREGIHSVGELVARSEADLLDIRNFGAKSIDEVKAKLAGMGLALKDSPPGFDPTSAADTFGADDDADAGFVETEQY comes from the coding sequence ATGCTGATCGCTCAGCGTCCCTCGCTCACCGAAGAGGTCGTCGAGGAGTACCGCTCCCGGTTCGTCATCGAGCCGCTGGAGCCCGGCTTCGGCTACACCCTCGGCAACTCCCTCCGCCGTACGCTCCTCTCCTCGATCCCGGGTGCAGCAGTAACGAACATCCGGATCGACGGCGTTCTGCACGAGTTCACGACCGTGCCGGGCGTCAAGGAGGACGTCACCGACCTCATCCTCAACATCAAGCAGCTCGTCATCTCCTCCGAGCACGACGAGCCCGTCGTGATGTACCTGCGCAAGCAGGGCCCGGGCGTGGTGACCGCCGCCGACATCGCCCCGCCGGCCGGCGTCGAGGTGCACAACCCGGACCTGGTCCTGGCCACGCTCAACGGCAAGGGCAAGCTGGAGATGGAGCTGACCGTCGAGCGCGGTCGCGGCTACGTCTCGGCCGTGCAGAACAAGCAGGTCGGCCAGGAGATCGGCCGGATCCCGGTCGACTCGATCTACTCGCCGGTGCTCAAGGTCAGCTACAAGGTCGAGGCGACCCGTGTGGAGCAGCGCACGGACTTCGACAAGCTGATCGTCGACATCGAGTCCAAGCCGTGCATGCGTCCCCGCGACGCGGTGGCCTCCGCCGGCAAGACCCTGGTCGAGCTCTTCGGCCTGGCCCGCGAGCTGAACATCGACGCCGAGGGCATCGACATGGGCCCGTCCCCGACGGACGCCGCCCTGGCCGCGGACCTGGCGCTGCCGATCGAGGAGCTGGAGCTCACGGTCCGCTCGTACAACTGCCTGAAGCGCGAGGGCATCCACTCGGTGGGCGAGCTGGTGGCCCGCTCCGAGGCGGACCTCCTCGACATCCGCAACTTCGGTGCCAAGTCGATCGACGAGGTCAAGGCGAAGCTGGCCGGCATGGGCCTGGCCCTGAAGGACAGCCCTCCCGGGTTCGACCCGACCTCGGCCGCCGACACCTTCGGCGCCGACGACGACGCCGACGCGGGCTTCGTCGAGACCGAGCAGTACTGA
- the rpsD gene encoding 30S ribosomal protein S4, which translates to MARYTGADCKRCRREKQKLFLKGAKCESAKCPIEIRPYPPGEHGRGRTKDSEYLLQKREKQKCARIYGVLEKQFRGYYNEANRQTGKTGENLLRILETRLDNVVYRAGFAKSRDHARQLVRHGHITVNGRKTDIPSARVVPNDIVEVRESSRNLTPFQVAQAEAGDRTVPAWLEAIPSNLRILVHSLPERQVIDTQVQEQLIVELYSK; encoded by the coding sequence ATGGCGCGTTACACCGGGGCCGACTGCAAGCGTTGCCGTCGGGAGAAGCAGAAGCTCTTCCTCAAGGGAGCCAAGTGCGAGAGCGCTAAGTGCCCGATCGAGATCCGTCCTTACCCCCCGGGTGAGCACGGGCGCGGGCGCACCAAGGACAGCGAGTACCTGCTGCAGAAGCGCGAGAAGCAGAAGTGCGCGCGCATCTACGGGGTGCTGGAGAAGCAGTTCCGCGGTTACTACAACGAGGCCAACCGGCAGACCGGCAAGACCGGCGAGAACCTGCTGCGCATCCTCGAAACACGGCTGGACAACGTGGTCTACCGGGCCGGCTTCGCCAAGTCCCGCGACCACGCCCGCCAGCTCGTCCGGCACGGCCACATCACGGTCAACGGGCGCAAGACCGACATTCCGTCGGCCCGCGTCGTGCCGAACGACATCGTCGAGGTCCGCGAGTCCTCCCGGAACCTGACCCCCTTCCAGGTGGCGCAGGCGGAGGCGGGTGACAGGACCGTCCCGGCGTGGCTGGAGGCGATCCCGTCGAACCTGCGGATCCTCGTGCACAGCCTGCCCGAGCGCCAGGTGATCGACACCCAGGTGCAGGAGCAGCTCATCGTCGAGCTCTACTCGAAGTAG
- the rpsK gene encoding 30S ribosomal protein S11 codes for MPPKSRAAGAKKVRRKEKKNVAHGHAHIKSTFNNTIISITDPSGNVISWASAGHVGFKGSRKSTPFAAQMAAESAARRAQEHGMRKVDVFVKGPGSGRETAIRSLQATGLEVGSIQDVTPTPHNGCRPPKRRRV; via the coding sequence ATGCCTCCGAAGAGCCGAGCGGCAGGGGCCAAGAAGGTCCGCCGCAAGGAAAAGAAGAACGTGGCCCATGGCCACGCTCACATCAAGAGCACGTTCAACAACACGATCATCTCGATCACCGACCCGTCCGGGAACGTGATCTCGTGGGCCTCCGCCGGCCATGTCGGCTTCAAGGGCTCGCGGAAGTCGACGCCCTTCGCCGCTCAGATGGCTGCCGAGTCGGCCGCCCGCCGCGCCCAGGAGCACGGCATGCGCAAGGTCGACGTCTTCGTGAAGGGTCCCGGCTCCGGCCGCGAGACCGCGATCCGCTCCCTCCAGGCCACCGGCCTCGAGGTCGGGTCCATCCAGGACGTCACACCCACCCCGCACAACGGCTGCCGCCCGCCGAAGCGCCGCCGGGTCTGA